One Lycium barbarum isolate Lr01 chromosome 5, ASM1917538v2, whole genome shotgun sequence genomic window carries:
- the LOC132641646 gene encoding glycine-rich protein DOT1-like, which produces MPGGKGGGGGGKGGGGGGAKGGGGGGSAGAKGGGGGGSAGAKGGSGGGSTKGSGGGMMKAPGGGGAYISRPSFESNPKLYFSGLHFGQKGK; this is translated from the coding sequence ATGCCAGGTGGTAAAGGAGGAGGTGGCGGCGGTAAAGGCGGCGGTGGTGGAGGTGCTAaaggtggtggtggtggaggaaGTGCTGGTGCCAAAGGTGGCGGTGGTGGAGGAAGTGCTGGTGCCAAAGGTGGCAGCGGTGGTGGCTCCACTAAGGGAAGTGGTGGCGGGATGATGAAGGCGCCAGGTGGTGGAGGGGCTTATATTTCAAGGCCTAGTTTTGAGAGCAATCCCAAGCTTTATTTCTCTGGTCTCCACTTCGGACAAAAGGGAAAATGA